A segment of the Pieris napi chromosome 5, ilPieNapi1.2, whole genome shotgun sequence genome:
cTAACCTAATACTATCTTACAAATTTCACATTACAACTAGAAGAGGAAATGAATCTTcaaattttactatttaattaatcacaaAAAGATTCATTACCTCAAGAATAATGGAAGCTATTATCATTGTTAACATAGATATAGAGAATGATTATAGCTTTAATGAACGGTCGGAGAACCTACCTTGTGCATCGCCGACAGCACCACCCTCCCCACCCGCAGAGATAGTGCCATCGCCAGTCGTAGAGCCATCAAAGCCTAAACAAAAACAAGGTATGAAGCAAAATATACATGGTTGTAGTCCACCCACCCCTTGaaccatttttaattactcaCCAGCCATGTCCATATTAGAATCGTCTTCGCCAAAGTTAGTCTCGTCATTATTAGCGCCATCGTCATCTTCATCCCACATACTTTCATTTACAAATTCAGGTTCCATTTTCGGTGCCACAGCGTTATTTTCATCCTCGTCAGGTATCGTTACAAAGTCCTCTTTAACCGAGCCAGAAGGCCCGGCTTCCAAGGGATCGATACATTTCCGTTTAGCTGGTCCACTTTGAGATGATGAAGAATTATTTGATGCTATTGACGGCCTATTTGTTCTCTTAATAGCTACTGGAGTTGAGGGCTTAGATTCTAATTCAGTCTCTAACTTAACAGATTGCCTTTGATGTGACGACCTAGGGCCTGGCCTTGAGGTCGGCTTTGGTTTGGATGGCGTGGAACTTTCTTCATTTTGATTACCGGTTAAACCTTTCACTTGAAGTTGTTCCGCGGTACTAATAAATGTAGCTAATTCTTCTTGTTTAACATTAACTTCACCTTGATACATAAACTGTAATAAGTCTCTTAAAGCCGAATGACTaacatcttttaaaaatactgaaacaaaatattttgagtTAGTACAttacaaagttttttttaacttcacAATAGCTAGAAGTGTCCTTACCTATGGGATGTTGAGTAGGATTCATTTTGAACATTTCTTGAAAATACGGCGAACATACcgataaaactaatttatgtGCTTGAAGTAACCTGCCCTCGGCAGCTAGCGTTACGTCAACTAAATCTCCACGCGACAGCAGGCCGTGAAAGCCTGCTGACATGTTGGCGTGGAAATTGTTCCAACATAGTGAAAATTGTTCATCCGACGCCATGTTGGCGGCGACAGATGAGGGACCctgaaataaaagtaatattaaatttgacaaaaaatattaggaTAAATTAATGAATCTTACTAAATGTAACTAATTTAAAGCAAAAGTAGTAAATCAAAATACACATACCTAATTTACTTTGTACTCTTTATATCCTTGATATTAgaaacatttgaaaaatataataatgtttctACAATCTTGACATCCCAGTTTACACGTCCGTCCGGTTTGAACGCCCAGCTTGATATGATGACGCAAAAGTACAAACTGTGTGTCGTCACAGGGTGGTCATTCAAACCAAAAACTGcctagatatttaaaaaaaatattaatcatacATAACGTTTGTAAATATAAgcaaaacatatatatttgtactatataataaatttagcaTTTTCCTGActaatttttcacataaattaagAGATATTTAGGAAACTACTATCCACGGTGGTTGTCACTATGACGTAAGGTGATGTAGCGTGCACGCAGATATCCTgaagctttttaaattttaaaaatttagcaATTTTAGTGTGTTATTGTTATATCATTTAGATTAGCTGTTAGTTATTTTGGATTTAAGTATTTACAAGACCAGTTTTACAAATAAGTTAGCTAGAATTGATTTTCAATGGATCGAAATCGATTTGCGTTCTCTAACTCATGTCTCATCGGGATTTAGATcgtattattgtaaaatgtaacTTTTTGCTTCTATTtatgaagaaatttaaatgaagtaTTCAGCGGATATTAACGTTTGAGCAAGTATCGTGAAAGAAGACACGAGTATGTAATTAACCCAAACATATTACCTACTTTTAAGTACAGTAAGATTTTTgatactttataatatattttatcataatttattgcaGGTGTctacatttatacaaaaaaaaatattttatattttctggtTCGTGTTTCTACAGAATCACTGCTAGTTGTcactaatacatataaatgcaGCATCTGGCTATTTTGTGCCTCTATTACTAAATCCgagttaaataatcaaaattatgATCCAAAccaaatatcaaatattatgttgtttaatatattagtaGCATTATCTACTTTacttattcatattaaaatattaaaacactaATTAAAGTATAAAGGCTCGGTGTACTCAAAGCTTTTGATAACAAAGTAGACTAAATCTAACACTTTAATCTCCTTCTTTGGTGTCGAAACAGTAagtacaaatataaatgttttaatattttaatatgagaAAGGTTATATGTATAAcgattttaacaaatatttaaagtttcaATATGAACATTACTTTGAATGCTCCGACAAAAGAAAGAGAAAGGTATATGCGGGGAAAATATCTCTAagcttgtttaaatttaatcttaaaCGTAATCACATAAGACTCAAAATTATATGAATGATTTTGTGTAGCAGTGTTACCATCGTTGGTTTACTTTCCGTATACAGTGCAGTTTTTTGCGATGCTTTgccaaaatattgtaattaattattatgtaaaacatgTTTGATGCCTCATTTAGACTCTGTGATGTCCTGTCGGACAGGGAAGTAGGCAGTAAAAGAATGTAAATAGGTTGCTAttatagtacatatatatatagtgcAGGCGCGAGTTCGTGTTATCATTCAGAACTCTTGCAATAATGCCACCGCCTACGCTACCGCCATCGCAGTGGAGCAAcgagaaaataataatttaataggaGTTATATGGGTTCCATGtgataaaaatcataaattaaagCACAAATTACGTGATGCATGGACACTCctataaaagatttaaaattaaagaaaaaaatcgcTTATGGCTACGTTTcgaccattaaaaaaaaaaaattagttgtttgtaaagtaggtttacgatcgagatgtttacgtgataacgtcttattggtgatataagtttttgggaagtaaggaattaatgaacataacaattttttcaaattttaaattacatctatcgttttattcacacttttgatgataaatttcgggtgtaaaatgacaagtttacttattcgactatgatatacatttttcttcatacattcacggaatgactggcagcgctcgagatgagacgggagatcggtccgtctctctctcgttatacctgcgatcgcgctcgtgaggttttggattgacacaagtttctgaacatgtcacccgactaaaacgattttaaagacgttatcacgtcaaaaaagcGTCTATACGTTCTGGACCAAGTGCTGGCGATGTGTTCCAGCCAATATGGTAATGGTTTGCCTTTGAAGTAATGGACAGATTTTTGGGCATAATAGGTATTTGACGTTGAGTTGACAAACACTAAACAGAGGTTAAGTTCATTCCGATTTCAAAACGTATaagtattatttctatttatatctaatattctattatatttagattttactgTGTTCAAATTAtgcgcatttttttttatatacttaacagggggcaaacgtgcACGCGGgagactcacctgatgttaagtgaaaccgccgcccatgggcactctcaatgccagagggctcgcgagtgccttgcgttaattaattaacacgGAGTACATGGCcatatcgctaacaagcgatttcttccaggcaacctaTTACTATTTACTGttgcataatataaatataacaaatgtaATTTCGATGGGCCGTGGCCTAGTGTGAATAACGCTTGTGCACTGTGAATTTTCTTCTTATGCGCGCGATTTGCACACATGCAAATCGGTGAAGCCAAATATGAATAACATGTGTCAGACACTGAACTTTGAAGTCTGATCTGTCTAATTATCTATTAAACAATGATCGAAGAAACGGATGCAATTTGAGGCCAAGACCCATataaagttgtagcgccaatggatttttaaatattcgcAAAAACAGGAGTTAACACACCGAAGacatatttttcaaatgaCATTAGCACttgaaagttatttatttcgtaatcctaaagctgttaaaaattatattatattaaactatagAAGTTTTAAACCGTAGAAAACGGTTCATTTTAAACTatagaattaatatataattaaggttacatttaattaagtcaacaattttaaatagtttcgCCGTGAAATCGTACTAACACCCAAaccattaaaaataacattgaaCGTTTTCACTAGAtagattataaattgtatcttatattccaaaATAAATCCGTGccgctacaactttttaggtctgggcctcagatttctgtttgtGTTTCTAGATCCTTTGGAATTGACACGACGTGTGTGACACACgccgtaatttttttaggcttaaggcatgccggtttcctgacgatgctttccttcaccgtacgagcgagtattcattgcgcacatagacataaagtccattggtccccggggatcgaacctacgaccttagggataaCACTACTAGCAGTGTCATGAGCCCTTGTGCGTTATCATTTTAATGTGATTACCTATGGAACacattgtataataattaataacatacaattacactaaaaatatagccagatgtggaatacataatatttacctacaaaaatGTTCAATCATTTATAAGAGGgaaaaaagaatataaattattcaatacattttactTAGTGATACCTGATTTGTCTGtattgtgtgatggtgtaaaagtgggTGTGTATGTTGGGTGTGCttatgatgcaggtgatttagcgctatggatattcttaatacttctTTTAAGAATATTCCGCAATAGCTTAAACGAGTTAAACCTTAAATATTGGTTATTGTATGTCTGGGCTGCACACTACAAAACGAGTTTTGTTGAAAGAAGGTTTCAttgtgttaatattataattagctggaaacaaaattaaaaaaaaaatcaaaattcagTCATTTAAATTACCATGCTAGAGAGATTTGATCCTTATTTTTATAGCATTAATTGCCATTTTAGTTGCATAAACTTGCAAGTTGTTGTTTTATGCGATAAAATAATGGAATTcagaaaaaaatcataataatatttttgatatactatataataatttgggATGATTAGCGT
Coding sequences within it:
- the LOC125049347 gene encoding protein tramtrack, beta isoform isoform X19 gives rise to the protein MASDEQFSLCWNNFHANMSAGFHGLLSRGDLVDVTLAAEGRLLQAHKLVLSVCSPYFQEMFKMNPTQHPIVFLKDVSHSALRDLLQFMYQGEVNVKQEELATFISTAEQLQVKGLTGNQNEESSTPSKPKPTSRPGPRSSHQRQSVKLETELESKPSTPVAIKRTNRPSIASNNSSSSQSGPAKRKCIDPLEAGPSGSVKEDFVTIPDEDENNAVAPKMEPEFVNESMWDEDDDGANNDETNFGEDDSNMDMAGFDGSTTGDGTISAGGEGGAVGDAQERPTFFTSKIGARIMRLRGYWYTRHSVCSSRVKWLCAESRHRQCHAIVVTIGCMTVGKHNKHTHPPDANPHTDLQQLECTRS
- the LOC125049347 gene encoding protein tramtrack, beta isoform isoform X38, producing the protein MASDEQFSLCWNNFHANMSAGFHGLLSRGDLVDVTLAAEGRLLQAHKLVLSVCSPYFQEMFKMNPTQHPIVFLKDVSHSALRDLLQFMYQGEVNVKQEELATFISTAEQLQVKGLTGNQNEESSTPSKPKPTSRPGPRSSHQRQSVKLETELESKPSTPVAIKRTNRPSIASNNSSSSQSGPAKRKCIDPLEAGPSGSVKEDFVTIPDEDENNAVAPKMEPEFVNESMWDEDDDGANNDETNFGEDDSNMDMAGFDGSTTGDGTISAGGEGGAVGDAQAGIKYLKSRRGKMIMMVNTFPFCEESKLRDKVIWRCTSKKTNCKARIHMLGPNVVAVKGLHNHPPRATSS
- the LOC125049347 gene encoding protein tramtrack, beta isoform isoform X2; the protein is MASDEQFSLCWNNFHANMSAGFHGLLSRGDLVDVTLAAEGRLLQAHKLVLSVCSPYFQEMFKMNPTQHPIVFLKDVSHSALRDLLQFMYQGEVNVKQEELATFISTAEQLQVKGLTGNQNEESSTPSKPKPTSRPGPRSSHQRQSVKLETELESKPSTPVAIKRTNRPSIASNNSSSSQSGPAKRKCIDPLEAGPSGSVKEDFVTIPDEDENNAVAPKMEPEFVNESMWDEDDDGANNDETNFGEDDSNMDMAGFDGSTTGDGTISAGGEGGAVGDAQARFIRAGKGRLLLHKGYTFRLKNNLAHGRKQWYCSSRLTSRCLADVNTEGPEGFERIVRSRYSHNHAPPNVRRFADGRYVVRTPHQSGHRAPAPYDPHSQLLQLQQALALYASTAYASASANATAAVTAATGGNGQQASPNALTASTQHQPTAKPLLVDTPLKEEN
- the LOC125049347 gene encoding protein tramtrack, beta isoform isoform X29 gives rise to the protein MASDEQFSLCWNNFHANMSAGFHGLLSRGDLVDVTLAAEGRLLQAHKLVLSVCSPYFQEMFKMNPTQHPIVFLKDVSHSALRDLLQFMYQGEVNVKQEELATFISTAEQLQVKGLTGNQNEESSTPSKPKPTSRPGPRSSHQRQSVKLETELESKPSTPVAIKRTNRPSIASNNSSSSQSGPAKRKCIDPLEAGPSGSVKEDFVTIPDEDENNAVAPKMEPEFVNESMWDEDDDGANNDETNFGEDDSNMDMAGFDGSTTGDGTISAGGEGGAVGDAQVMLVKNRQGKDLAIVDGFTFYPNKRNISIQWRCTRGLPCKAHFTTDYSLNVKKGGFFLHNHNPPQYFVKDGLCHKV
- the LOC125049347 gene encoding protein tramtrack, beta isoform isoform X45, which produces MASDEQFSLCWNNFHANMSAGFHGLLSRGDLVDVTLAAEGRLLQAHKLVLSVCSPYFQEMFKMNPTQHPIVFLKDVSHSALRDLLQFMYQGEVNVKQEELATFISTAEQLQVKGLTGNQNEESSTPSKPKPTSRPGPRSSHQRQSVKLETELESKPSTPVAIKRTNRPSIASNNSSSSQSGPAKRKCIDPLEAGPSGSVKEDFVTIPDEDENNAVAPKMEPEFVNESMWDEDDDGANNDETNFGEDDSNMDMAGFDGSTTGDGTISAGGEGGAVGDAQEKPNFVVSRQGNEMIQYQGFNFSLHKRDSNEFKKRWTCTKTGCRAFIVTIENEIFKCGHQHTH
- the LOC125049347 gene encoding protein tramtrack, beta isoform isoform X26 — its product is MASDEQFSLCWNNFHANMSAGFHGLLSRGDLVDVTLAAEGRLLQAHKLVLSVCSPYFQEMFKMNPTQHPIVFLKDVSHSALRDLLQFMYQGEVNVKQEELATFISTAEQLQVKGLTGNQNEESSTPSKPKPTSRPGPRSSHQRQSVKLETELESKPSTPVAIKRTNRPSIASNNSSSSQSGPAKRKCIDPLEAGPSGSVKEDFVTIPDEDENNAVAPKMEPEFVNESMWDEDDDGANNDETNFGEDDSNMDMAGFDGSTTGDGTISAGGEGGAVGDAQVVFVHNMSGKRLAIYNGYSFYCGVQSSRTYTWRCTRWGNCKSRFILSAKSNVLITGNFDHSHEPPPHVIRNGIYIRV
- the LOC125049347 gene encoding protein tramtrack, beta isoform isoform X21; protein product: MASDEQFSLCWNNFHANMSAGFHGLLSRGDLVDVTLAAEGRLLQAHKLVLSVCSPYFQEMFKMNPTQHPIVFLKDVSHSALRDLLQFMYQGEVNVKQEELATFISTAEQLQVKGLTGNQNEESSTPSKPKPTSRPGPRSSHQRQSVKLETELESKPSTPVAIKRTNRPSIASNNSSSSQSGPAKRKCIDPLEAGPSGSVKEDFVTIPDEDENNAVAPKMEPEFVNESMWDEDDDGANNDETNFGEDDSNMDMAGFDGSTTGDGTISAGGEGGAVGDAQGQIINTSRGMMLLYDRYTYNRQQGARNRMLRWYCAKYHAGCKVTVLTTSENIVTKIVGEHNHAIPILHELSDGRYYVLIK
- the LOC125049347 gene encoding protein tramtrack, beta isoform isoform X39; the protein is MASDEQFSLCWNNFHANMSAGFHGLLSRGDLVDVTLAAEGRLLQAHKLVLSVCSPYFQEMFKMNPTQHPIVFLKDVSHSALRDLLQFMYQGEVNVKQEELATFISTAEQLQVKGLTGNQNEESSTPSKPKPTSRPGPRSSHQRQSVKLETELESKPSTPVAIKRTNRPSIASNNSSSSQSGPAKRKCIDPLEAGPSGSVKEDFVTIPDEDENNAVAPKMEPEFVNESMWDEDDDGANNDETNFGEDDSNMDMAGFDGSTTGDGTISAGGEGGAVGDAQDLMRAILRARFCRDSTNIYIGGQKFFRHSRSLMGNRIRWTCAKKHKLKCKASAVTIDGVVVSTTGLHSHN
- the LOC125049347 gene encoding protein tramtrack, beta isoform isoform X41, with the protein product MASDEQFSLCWNNFHANMSAGFHGLLSRGDLVDVTLAAEGRLLQAHKLVLSVCSPYFQEMFKMNPTQHPIVFLKDVSHSALRDLLQFMYQGEVNVKQEELATFISTAEQLQVKGLTGNQNEESSTPSKPKPTSRPGPRSSHQRQSVKLETELESKPSTPVAIKRTNRPSIASNNSSSSQSGPAKRKCIDPLEAGPSGSVKEDFVTIPDEDENNAVAPKMEPEFVNESMWDEDDDGANNDETNFGEDDSNMDMAGFDGSTTGDGTISAGGEGGAVGDAQGYLPSEYELVPRGASYVLRLGKHTFSTNYANAAGMSIWYCSKRRRQKCKVRIRMINSDILDIQGLHTHN
- the LOC125049347 gene encoding protein tramtrack, beta isoform isoform X35 → MASDEQFSLCWNNFHANMSAGFHGLLSRGDLVDVTLAAEGRLLQAHKLVLSVCSPYFQEMFKMNPTQHPIVFLKDVSHSALRDLLQFMYQGEVNVKQEELATFISTAEQLQVKGLTGNQNEESSTPSKPKPTSRPGPRSSHQRQSVKLETELESKPSTPVAIKRTNRPSIASNNSSSSQSGPAKRKCIDPLEAGPSGSVKEDFVTIPDEDENNAVAPKMEPEFVNESMWDEDDDGANNDETNFGEDDSNMDMAGFDGSTTGDGTISAGGEGGAVGDAQGEMPIFGTSQDGTKVILFSGFRYYQHLFGQARDSKKRKWRCIVHGCKGSLITFDDTIVKINSNHSHSPDNH
- the LOC125049347 gene encoding protein tramtrack, beta isoform isoform X23, which encodes MASDEQFSLCWNNFHANMSAGFHGLLSRGDLVDVTLAAEGRLLQAHKLVLSVCSPYFQEMFKMNPTQHPIVFLKDVSHSALRDLLQFMYQGEVNVKQEELATFISTAEQLQVKGLTGNQNEESSTPSKPKPTSRPGPRSSHQRQSVKLETELESKPSTPVAIKRTNRPSIASNNSSSSQSGPAKRKCIDPLEAGPSGSVKEDFVTIPDEDENNAVAPKMEPEFVNESMWDEDDDGANNDETNFGEDDSNMDMAGFDGSTTGDGTISAGGEGGAVGDAQVIVVTMSSGNKVLIINGHTFRREVSVNGATSRWCCNEPNDKKCDVYAHINEKFELVCLINAHNHEPTLCRMFHDRII
- the LOC125049347 gene encoding protein tramtrack, beta isoform isoform X49, which encodes MASDEQFSLCWNNFHANMSAGFHGLLSRGDLVDVTLAAEGRLLQAHKLVLSVCSPYFQEMFKMNPTQHPIVFLKDVSHSALRDLLQFMYQGEVNVKQEELATFISTAEQLQVKGLTGNQNEESSTPSKPKPTSRPGPRSSHQRQSVKLETELESKPSTPVAIKRTNRPSIASNNSSSSQSGPAKRKCIDPLEAGPSGSVKEDFVTIPDEDENNAVAPKMEPEFVNESMWDEDDDGANNDETNFGEDDSNMDMAGFDGSTTGDGTISAGGEGGAVGDAQDFIQGEELVLGIYRYKKEHVHESRISWGCIETDCLATIITCYGKIIWSTLKHNH
- the LOC125049347 gene encoding protein tramtrack, beta isoform isoform X18 yields the protein MASDEQFSLCWNNFHANMSAGFHGLLSRGDLVDVTLAAEGRLLQAHKLVLSVCSPYFQEMFKMNPTQHPIVFLKDVSHSALRDLLQFMYQGEVNVKQEELATFISTAEQLQVKGLTGNQNEESSTPSKPKPTSRPGPRSSHQRQSVKLETELESKPSTPVAIKRTNRPSIASNNSSSSQSGPAKRKCIDPLEAGPSGSVKEDFVTIPDEDENNAVAPKMEPEFVNESMWDEDDDGANNDETNFGEDDSNMDMAGFDGSTTGDGTISAGGEGGAVGDAQETFIEYEKIPTRAGKYLLMVNGYTFSANNGPNNYYCSKKNSGCKARVKLTDDNIISVTESQILCHTHPPPKYIITNQGHYLRIG
- the LOC125049347 gene encoding protein tramtrack, beta isoform isoform X16, whose product is MASDEQFSLCWNNFHANMSAGFHGLLSRGDLVDVTLAAEGRLLQAHKLVLSVCSPYFQEMFKMNPTQHPIVFLKDVSHSALRDLLQFMYQGEVNVKQEELATFISTAEQLQVKGLTGNQNEESSTPSKPKPTSRPGPRSSHQRQSVKLETELESKPSTPVAIKRTNRPSIASNNSSSSQSGPAKRKCIDPLEAGPSGSVKEDFVTIPDEDENNAVAPKMEPEFVNESMWDEDDDGANNDETNFGEDDSNMDMAGFDGSTTGDGTISAGGEGGAVGDAQETFVNYIKIPTRSGKHLIMVKGFTFSKNTCSPKLYYCSKKDRGCKARLKLTKDNTISVEESKFDCHTHPAPKYIKTANGQYVKIG
- the LOC125049347 gene encoding protein tramtrack, beta isoform isoform X48, whose amino-acid sequence is MASDEQFSLCWNNFHANMSAGFHGLLSRGDLVDVTLAAEGRLLQAHKLVLSVCSPYFQEMFKMNPTQHPIVFLKDVSHSALRDLLQFMYQGEVNVKQEELATFISTAEQLQVKGLTGNQNEESSTPSKPKPTSRPGPRSSHQRQSVKLETELESKPSTPVAIKRTNRPSIASNNSSSSQSGPAKRKCIDPLEAGPSGSVKEDFVTIPDEDENNAVAPKMEPEFVNESMWDEDDDGANNDETNFGEDDSNMDMAGFDGSTTGDGTISAGGEGGAVGDAQAYFKQSKRGNRQLCVGEYTFYLKSYSGMKALWRCSTKRKCRASIHTVDDEIVKINNSHSH
- the LOC125049347 gene encoding protein tramtrack, beta isoform isoform X44 codes for the protein MASDEQFSLCWNNFHANMSAGFHGLLSRGDLVDVTLAAEGRLLQAHKLVLSVCSPYFQEMFKMNPTQHPIVFLKDVSHSALRDLLQFMYQGEVNVKQEELATFISTAEQLQVKGLTGNQNEESSTPSKPKPTSRPGPRSSHQRQSVKLETELESKPSTPVAIKRTNRPSIASNNSSSSQSGPAKRKCIDPLEAGPSGSVKEDFVTIPDEDENNAVAPKMEPEFVNESMWDEDDDGANNDETNFGEDDSNMDMAGFDGSTTGDGTISAGGEGGAVGDAQVSFMWSRRGNRLLCVNGYKFCVRQRCMNTMKTRWKCSTHNGKSCPANVHTFMDQIIKLHNVHNH
- the LOC125049347 gene encoding protein tramtrack, beta isoform isoform X17, whose amino-acid sequence is MASDEQFSLCWNNFHANMSAGFHGLLSRGDLVDVTLAAEGRLLQAHKLVLSVCSPYFQEMFKMNPTQHPIVFLKDVSHSALRDLLQFMYQGEVNVKQEELATFISTAEQLQVKGLTGNQNEESSTPSKPKPTSRPGPRSSHQRQSVKLETELESKPSTPVAIKRTNRPSIASNNSSSSQSGPAKRKCIDPLEAGPSGSVKEDFVTIPDEDENNAVAPKMEPEFVNESMWDEDDDGANNDETNFGEDDSNMDMAGFDGSTTGDGTISAGGEGGAVGDAQEDCLDFQKIPTRKGNYLLMVNEYTYRQFTKYTFYCSKRNFDCKASLKLTKDLKISATDSLKGSHTHPPPKYIVTRKGEYIRLLK
- the LOC125049347 gene encoding protein tramtrack, beta isoform isoform X4, whose amino-acid sequence is MASDEQFSLCWNNFHANMSAGFHGLLSRGDLVDVTLAAEGRLLQAHKLVLSVCSPYFQEMFKMNPTQHPIVFLKDVSHSALRDLLQFMYQGEVNVKQEELATFISTAEQLQVKGLTGNQNEESSTPSKPKPTSRPGPRSSHQRQSVKLETELESKPSTPVAIKRTNRPSIASNNSSSSQSGPAKRKCIDPLEAGPSGSVKEDFVTIPDEDENNAVAPKMEPEFVNESMWDEDDDGANNDETNFGEDDSNMDMAGFDGSTTGDGTISAGGEGGAVGDAQGWFYIRSARGGLHLVADGHIFYEDGGSHPRRVTWRCARSYQKAERCQVALCLRDGRLVYFRGSHNHPATYNPLKHESRRFEVDPMGKYKIVESCAPRTMVATPPVVIPSAPQAALFL
- the LOC125049347 gene encoding protein tramtrack, beta isoform isoform X8 — its product is MASDEQFSLCWNNFHANMSAGFHGLLSRGDLVDVTLAAEGRLLQAHKLVLSVCSPYFQEMFKMNPTQHPIVFLKDVSHSALRDLLQFMYQGEVNVKQEELATFISTAEQLQVKGLTGNQNEESSTPSKPKPTSRPGPRSSHQRQSVKLETELESKPSTPVAIKRTNRPSIASNNSSSSQSGPAKRKCIDPLEAGPSGSVKEDFVTIPDEDENNAVAPKMEPEFVNESMWDEDDDGANNDETNFGEDDSNMDMAGFDGSTTGDGTISAGGEGGAVGDAQVTGNSTPAEPTPTLGLPFPFPCFPGQFRYCLSKRGKPAIEVGAHRFCFNGRAASGKVWWRCSRNPRCRAAVHTFGLRVVQMNSAHTCGVRATPLRPMF
- the LOC125049347 gene encoding protein tramtrack, beta isoform isoform X42, with the translated sequence MASDEQFSLCWNNFHANMSAGFHGLLSRGDLVDVTLAAEGRLLQAHKLVLSVCSPYFQEMFKMNPTQHPIVFLKDVSHSALRDLLQFMYQGEVNVKQEELATFISTAEQLQVKGLTGNQNEESSTPSKPKPTSRPGPRSSHQRQSVKLETELESKPSTPVAIKRTNRPSIASNNSSSSQSGPAKRKCIDPLEAGPSGSVKEDFVTIPDEDENNAVAPKMEPEFVNESMWDEDDDGANNDETNFGEDDSNMDMAGFDGSTTGDGTISAGGEGGAVGDAQDEAVFIISRSGKPMLLVGNNRYYRHSSYKEGSLKCLYVCVKWSSGCRSSITTVNDEIVKYGKEHKHMS
- the LOC125049347 gene encoding protein tramtrack, beta isoform isoform X37 — encoded protein: MASDEQFSLCWNNFHANMSAGFHGLLSRGDLVDVTLAAEGRLLQAHKLVLSVCSPYFQEMFKMNPTQHPIVFLKDVSHSALRDLLQFMYQGEVNVKQEELATFISTAEQLQVKGLTGNQNEESSTPSKPKPTSRPGPRSSHQRQSVKLETELESKPSTPVAIKRTNRPSIASNNSSSSQSGPAKRKCIDPLEAGPSGSVKEDFVTIPDEDENNAVAPKMEPEFVNESMWDEDDDGANNDETNFGEDDSNMDMAGFDGSTTGDGTISAGGEGGAVGDAQEPIRYKTKRGTAVLYLNGHEYRKHRQMGPKTRWRCCQVHNGCNAYLHTFHDEVIKIKNNHCHPPKELIDLL
- the LOC125049347 gene encoding protein tramtrack, beta isoform isoform X40; this translates as MASDEQFSLCWNNFHANMSAGFHGLLSRGDLVDVTLAAEGRLLQAHKLVLSVCSPYFQEMFKMNPTQHPIVFLKDVSHSALRDLLQFMYQGEVNVKQEELATFISTAEQLQVKGLTGNQNEESSTPSKPKPTSRPGPRSSHQRQSVKLETELESKPSTPVAIKRTNRPSIASNNSSSSQSGPAKRKCIDPLEAGPSGSVKEDFVTIPDEDENNAVAPKMEPEFVNESMWDEDDDGANNDETNFGEDDSNMDMAGFDGSTTGDGTISAGGEGGAVGDAQDFLRTLFRKRYWGDSTNIYVGGHKFCRHSRSLAGNRIRWTCSKKHKLKCKASAVTIDGVVVSTTGLHSHN